Within Anopheles ziemanni chromosome 2, idAnoZiCoDA_A2_x.2, whole genome shotgun sequence, the genomic segment caaacgcaaaacataaacaaactacagtaaacaaaccaaacactcTCACGCAAGCGGAGTGTCGCTGATAACATTGAAACACACATCATAACATAGAATTGCAATCACCAAGGAAGCAGGATAAGATGAACGGAAGGGCAGTGGGGAACAGTTGCGGGGCGTATGTTCCACAAATCCGCGGGTCGCCCGCAAAAGGAAACGAGTCCGGATAGGAAAGACAGCTTCTCCTCAGCTCCACCATTTCGATAACGAACACACGCTGAGACTGGGCGCGTGAGAAGATGGACAGGAGCGCGAGTGAGATGAATATCGCGAACAGTGGTGAGTACGCGGAAGCAGATCACTATAAGGCGAGAAGTTCgcgatttttccaccacattGCCCACCCAGGGCCGGgctggggagggaaaagtccACCCAAGAGAggcggaggaaaaaagaaagagagagactgTAGTGTGGTCGATTCGTGGGCACAAGAAAATCTCACCGCCAGCTCGCGATCCGTCATTGCATGATCGTTCGTCAGCGCGAAGGGACGTGTCCGTCCGATGGTCCGATGTGCTTAAGGCTTCAAACAGTGTGTTCAAACTAAAATACAACGGAAAACAATATACCGCTAAAGCTGAATCGTgagtgtgtttgagtgtgtccGATCAATTCCGTTCAGAGGACGGGTTAATTGTTTCCAACTCGCGTGCCGTGCGTGcgttcctttcgttttcctttcggtaGCTGAACGGCGAATTACGCCGGTCAGTGACGCTTCTCGTGACGGGAAAAACCGCACGGGTGTGTTTGGCTATTTCCTGCCAGTCGAGCTGTTTGTTGATTGGAGCATTTACAAACGCTTCCTTCATTGTAGATCATCGTTGACCTTGGGGAAAAATTCAAAGTCCACCGCACACACCAGTGTAGTTCGCGTCAATCGCCGCAAGTCGTGAATCAAGACTATCattcgaatgaaaaatgatagaGAAACGGTTAGCGATAAACGCTTTTCGTCCCCCGGGGGAAGTGCATCCTGCCCAATGACATTCAGTTATTTCCCACGTCTCGAGGCAACACGTGTCACTTGCATGTAACGCTGTTCTATTTCCGTTTAGAAGGGCtcggaaaacacaaaaaccttTCAGTTACTGGTGATTGGGATAGTGGAACGTGCAGTGAGGTGTCTTTTCGTAttgaaacttttaaaaaaatgtgtcagctttgaaaacacaaaccacTCTCGGTGAACTACCGTTTTGGGAAGCCAAGGACAACGAACCCCCGCCTCGATCGACGTcagagggaaagaaaatggcaGCACATAAAGAGATAAAACAGTTCCAATTAATGTAATCCATAAATTAAAAGTGAAACCTCCCGACCTAGTACACCCGTCGTTTAGGTGCGCCCATGTGTCTGTCTGCCGTGTATGGTTGTGTATTTGTGCACATTTGGATCCTCATCCCCGCTAAAGGGATCGATCGATGTCCACAGttgtgtgcatttttttttcttgccccaTTTGCCCCACAAGTGCGTCCGTGTGCAACAGGTTTTGACGAAGGAATCATTGTTGCGTATCGAAACAATAGTCCGCGCTGTAAAGTCGTCGAGAGTGAAGTGAGAAAAGTACCGAGCGGTGCGCGGAGACGCGACGGCTCTCCTGCCAATAGAGTTTTCCGAATTTTCTCACTTTTCATCTCCCGATCGATCGCGAATGTGGACCTTGGAAAAGCGCGTTGAATCGATCATCTTCGCGGCACGCGTTTGAACGAGTGAATAATCGATAGACGTTAATTTTATGGGTGATTTTTCATTGCATGCCATTTCCAGCCGAAGtgtgttctttttcttgtgtgtCTCGTGTCTCCTTCGTCCTTCACAGCCGTCACACAGCGCACAAACCGATCGTCGATCATGGCCTTTTTCAAGAGCATCTGGAAAAATAGCTCCAAGCACAAGAGTAAGTATTGTGGTCGCTCTGGCCAATCGTTGCTGGTTGGTTTCTATGCGGTACAGTGTTGAGCAAAAACTAATTATTTCTCGATCGATTAAACGAATTGCAAAACTAGGAGGTGAAGTGAAAACCccacttttttaaattaatcaatcaATTAGGTTTAATCGaaatacgatagaaaaatgaaacacttaAGAAAATCCCCGCACATTCTCTtcgggttggaaaattatATCTAATAAAAGACCACTCAAACCGTGGCACCTAACGAGTGGCAACGGAGTTTCGAAACGCTGGAATGGTTCACTATTTGGTAACCATGCACGTATATAACCATTCTCTTTCGTAAACTGgattcttgttgttttttgctttggtAATCGTAGGCAGAATTGTGAAACAAGGATTTTCAATGTTCTTTGGGCTGTTAAACATTAGCTCCGGTGATTCGCGATTCACAACTTAAAACAAAGTAGATCGCGCAGCCAAATTGCCGATAAATGTAATAAATGCATTAACAAGGCTATGGACGaccattcgtttgttttttgaagggTGGGATTTTAAGCAACCATCATTTGTTTCGGGCGCCTTGAGatgcataatttttaaaatggttttttCGGTCACATAAATccatttggttgttttttttttgggcagCTTTGTCTTTTGCAAATACCTGGCGCGTAAGTGTCGCATGGAGCACGCAAATGCCGATAGTGATACATCATATTGCGATCGTCTCGATCGATCGACTCCGTTGTTTTGGGAGGAGAAATGCGATTGCATTACCACCACCCTCATCCGCAGCGCAGGTGTGCGGCGCTTTTCTCGCGAACGTAACCGCATGGCGGAACGATCGGAATGGATTTCGGGGCTTCGTAAAGCGATTATGTGCGCGATGACTGCGATATAAAGATTTCCacgaaaagcgaaaacatCACCTCACACACGCGCGTTCGATCATTTGATCGACGTAATCGATCGTAATTTAATTGCGTTAAAGGCGGCCGAACAAAAAGCCACCAACAACGACGGGGATCGCATCCGAGATCTCGAACTAAGACGGCTGAAGTTTTCGTTCGCTTGTTGGTTTGAACTGTTGGTGCACCGACTGCCGCCGGCCATCACTCATACTCATCACGTGATGCATTAGAGAAGCGATATCCTTCAGCGAGAGAGAAAATTTATAGATGAATTATCCACCATCAAATTGGACCTCCAATTGCTGCCGGAACCGGTGGACCGCAATCCACCAGCGAAGGTCAGCGACGTGTaccgtcaaaaaaaaaaaacaaccaaaaagcTATGGATAGGGAAGCATCAGGCGCCTCCGATGCACTTTTGGGGCGTCCATCCGTTGCACAATGACCTGCGCCGATTGCAGACCGTGTTGTCAGGGAAGTGTTCGAGAGCCGTCCCGATTACCGTTCGGGTCATAGGCTCCCGGAGCGCAACGGTGATTAAATAATCTCGCCGCTCCAGATGGAGCTCCGTGCCGCCATTCATCTCATCCCGCCCATCGTTCGATTGTGGGCGCATCAATGTGCCAATACCTGTCGCTGATGACCTTTTGTACGTGATatgttgaaatttaaatttatgatgTTTTGTGAATTTTATGATGTTTTATCAATTCTATCAATAATTCTCTAATCTCAAATGTAATCTtcggaaaaacacacattgcAAAAAGACAAACGCCAATTAAAATCGTTAAATGTTgtcgtaaaacaaacaacttacTTTGctcaaatttgaaaattgaacgaaaaaacaaaagtgtatAATGTTCGCTACACAATTCAAACAACTGttcaaaaattaacatttaaGTCAGGGGTCGACAAAGTCCGGCCCGTGGGTCAAATTCAGCCCGCCAACTGATTTCAACCAGCCCATTTCTTCCCATGAAGATGAAACATGAAGCTTAGaattgttgaacgaggtgttcTTTTTATAccttaaaaacaaatcaaaattgagcaaaaataagtatgaaaatgttttaaaaagtgtaacgataaaatttcaaatatattaTCTTTTGCCACTCTATTCAAAATGgtactactttgaaaacattaaaacatcgtttaaggtattcGGCCCGCGCTTTCGGATTCCTGATTTAATTGTATCTTAAAActatacttttttatttaaaaatatacagcTAACTCAGACACATACATAACTTCAGCTACattaaacttatttttattgcagtttgttataaaatatacatataaaatatttttgtgaAAGAGTATCGGATTTTTGGATTATTGTGGAGCTTTAAAAAGTATTTGATGATATGTTCGGTTATGTTCTCTTTGGCCATTTATATATTGGAAACAAGAATTTGTTTCAAAGTTGTTGTGCATAGAAACAACTTTATTGTATTCAACAATGATCACTAGCTAAATtacttttaataaatttaaaattttgaaatgaaatcacGTTTCAGTTTTCCTCTACTCTATCAAGCAATAAATTGCTCACAAATAAAATCTGTAAGCTTCTAGAAGGGCCTTCACAAGGGCAATTCACAATCCGATGGAGCAAATAAATATTCGAACAACGCTCAGCGTGTTTTAAAAAGCAATagtatgttttcaaaatgAGAAATCCTATCAACGGACCAAACCATTGAAGCGAAAAAAGCTCAAACGATAGACAATTTATCTCTGTTCAACGACATGGTTTTAAAGgtggaaataatatttttttacaaaaatcttgaaattatttttattttgcaagttATATCATTATTCAATTTACTTGTTATACTTAACAGAACTTAACAGAAACTTATACTTAACAGAACAGAAAAGGCTGTGCAACAAAGATATAAACACTGAAAACTTGTAGTGCATCAGGCTGCATCTTCATCACCTGCAACAATGTTGCTTAGTATGGAGAAGATGTTAAGTGAGAAAGAACCTCTCCAACTTGATAAATCGATCTTACCCGGCTAAGGTAGCATAATTATGCTCTCGCCAACTAGCCACCGACCACAAATTACGCAACGAAGAGTGCAAATGCGACATCCGTCACCGATTAGCCGGACTCCAAGGCAACCGAGCGGGAAAAATGACTTGAAGGAAAAGGCTCATTATGATCCCGACTAGCTTTCCCTATCCTTTCACATCGGTGCCAAGTTTGAGGTGCTATGGGCATTTAAATTTGTCCGCTTATCgattttctttgtgttttcattttccgtcAGCCCATGCAAACCTGTCAATCAGACAGCAATTGCTCGTGATATCAGAACACGAGCCTACTGAACCTGAACTGGAGGTGCCGTGATGCAGTGAAAATGataggcaaaaaaaaaattgcaaccgGACGTGATTTGCATGACCTGTTCAAACGCACGACCTGTCTGTTTAATATACAAATTATGGCCGGTGATCTACATCGGGCAGGTAGGGCACAGAAAATATGCTATTTGCAATTTATTTAGCATAAACACCTATGCGTAATGATGCAAGTGAAACGAGAGGATTTTTGCTAACTGAGAGCATAATTGCACTTAGAGTAAAAGAGATTGATGGCTTGGTATAGAGGGCAAGATAATTTTATAACTTTAAGCAAGattgttataaaatttaaaaggacgaatataaataaaatattctttgaGCTCTTTCTGAATGTGTATCTATTGCATTGTCCTTTATAGAATTGTGCGAGGAGCTCGCTCTGGCCAACAGCATCCGGGATTTCTCCGAGAACCACGACGAACTGGAAGATGGTTCGAACGAGGCCATCAACTACAGCGTGAAGTACCTGGGCAACACCCCTGTGCAAACGCCGAGGTCGGAAAATGCCACGGCTGAGGCGGTGAAGGCCATTATCACGGCAGCTAAAGGTAAAGGATGATCTTAGGCCAAGAGAGAACCCACTCATGgagcttttttctttctgtcaTCAAAAGGTAACAAAAAACTTCAACGCGTTTCGCTGGCAATTTCACCGAAAGGGATCGAAATGGTCGACACCACGACGGGCGAAACGTTGCTGCAAGTGTCCATCTACCAGATCTCGTACTGTTCCGCCGACGCCAACCACGATCACGTGTTCGCTTTCGTGGGCTGCACGCTCGGCTCCGAGGCGGAGGTGAAGGAGATGTGCTTCCGGCGCACGGCGGAAGAGATCAACCTCGAGGGGCCACTCGTGTGCCACGCGTTCCTGTGTCAGAAGCGCAAGATGGCCCAGACGGTCACGCTGACTGTAGCCCGAAGCTTCGAGCGCGCGTTCCAGATCTGGCAGAACAAGCAGTTCCACGCCGAGCGCAAGCGGAAAGACCTCGAGCAGCGTATGGAGCGCGAGCTGGGCGGCGGAAGTGGCGAGTTGGCCCAGAAGACGGCAGGATCCACGGGGTCATCGTCGAGCGCTAGCGGTGGGGAAGAGGAAGCCAGCAACACCGGCGAACCCCGAAGCTTGCTGATCGACTTCAATTCCGATCTGACGGAAATCTGCGCCAACGCGCATCATCATCGTGAACTCTTGCAAAACACTTGGGTAAGTGGTTTTGCCCTTGGAAAGCGTCGTGTAAAATAGTCTCAAAATCGCTTCTTCTCTGCTTTTTAGGTGTCATTTGAAGATGATCAAAAACCACAAGAGTTTCTCGCGGTGCCAAAATTGACCTCCAATTCCGGTTGGAGTGGGATGGCCATCTGTTCAAACTAAGTTCTCGAAGACGATACAACTAGCAACGGAATAGAATTAGAACCCATGCCAGGCTAAGCTTCATGTGGCGTTTGACGAAGTGGCGTTTGCGCACGTTTTTTGTCTAATAGGAAGTCATCCCTCGAGGGGGTTTCATTTTGTAAGGTTCTACATAAACATGGGGTTAGTCAGCCGggttaaatatattttcttccatttttaacTTCGTACcagcatccctttttaaaTGTCCCCTATTTCCCAGATAGCAGTATGTATgtgataaaatgtttttattttaaataaatgttcGAATGGAATAAAGAAAAGGAGTGTTATTTTGTAAACGACGTACACGTATAGCGTGGCATTCTGTAGCtgttgtaatacgaaacatgATGATAGTTGTTTGATACAGAATCTAAAACCACAgataaaatgcaaatgcaataaaatatgcGCTATTGAGAAAGAAATGTTACGATTTGACTAGTAATTAAGTAGTAGTATATATGGCTCATACAGGCTTTGGACCGTGTAGCTTCTTTCGCCTCTTAAAAGTCCAAAGTAGAATTTGGATTTTGATTAgcagtttttttaaatgcacaaATCCAAATGGTTCCACCATTGCTTGGAACTGAGCGAACCTACCGATTCCATTGTTAGGAACTAGCTGAACCTATGCTAGGTTCTCAAACTCGTTGCATCTCTAACCGCACTGGTTTACCAAACAAACTGTACAGTCGCAAAATGGATGGTAAGTGGTTCGGGCTTATGTTTTCTGTCCATCTTCCATTCACACGTTTTCCTCCGTTTTTACAGAGAATAAAGACGCCAGCCTGCTGGTCATTGTGCTGGACACCAACCCGTCCCAGCGAATAATTCGCCAGAAGCCGCACAATCTCACACAATGTCTCGACTCGATCGTGGCCTTTGCAAATGCCCATCTGATGCAGAAGGCTCAAAATAAGTTGGCCGTCTTGGCCTGCCATCATCACGCGACGTAAGTTTTCACCACCTTCCAACGTGTCTTCTAGCTTTTGCTCATCCTTCTTTCACGTTAAACTGCAGGGAATTCCTTTACCCTACACCCGGAAAACCTTTGGACATCCGGCAGGTTGATGGACAGTACGAAGTGTTTACATTGGTGGAGAAAACTATCAAGCAGAAGTTGGCCAATCTGATCAATAATGCACCGCGGCTAACGACGCCTACGGAGTCTCTGCTCGCCGGAAGCATGTCGATGGCGCTGTGCTACATTGCAAGGGTATGAATCGTAAGAATCCTTAACTTACGGTAACCACAAAGTTATGTTCTATAATGTTTGTAGATAAACCGTAACAAAGCCCCCGGTGCCAAGATCAACTCCCGTGTGCTGGTCGTTACTGGAAGTAACGAGTGTGCGTCGCAGTACATGACCTACATGAACGTGTTTTTCACTGCACAAAAGCAAGGCGTGGTCATAGACGTATGCGCCCTGGATAAAGCTCTCAGCTTGCTGCAGCAAGGATGCGATATTACCGGCGGGCAGTACCTCCGGCTGGAGCAATTGGATGGGTTTTTACAGTATCTTTTGGTATGACAAAACGTTCAACTGGTTTTAATCATATTCAACTAACCGGAAACACATGTTTTTAGTGGGTATTTCTTCCAGATCCTCAAATGCGTTGCAAACTAGTACTACCGCCACCGGTTAAGGTGGACTACCGTGCCGCATGTTTCTGCCACCGAGAACTCATCGACATTGGTTACGTGTGTTCGGTTTGTCTTTCGATTTTCTGCAAATTCAGTCCAATTTGCACCACCTGCCAGTAAgctatgagaaaaaaaaatcgttgctCACCTTAGCTTCAGCCTAATGCCTATcgttttgttatttcagcaCTGTCTTCAAGGCTCCCGCTCCGATAGCAGCTaaaccgaagaagaagaaaatgaaaacctaATCCATGGTgatatcgtttgtttttctttatcccTCAAATAACATGTATTTCATACTAACGTGCCGGTTTTATTACTCGTTCCGAACCATTTTGCAAATATACATCGGTCCGAAGTTGGCCGGTAAAAACGGTAACACAAGCTGCCCATACTTTAACGTAGCCGGGTTGGCAAATTTGAAGATATCGGCTAGTGGTTGCACCATTAAGCTGAGGTCCCTGCGGAAAAAACGGGGTACATGATTGGGTTAtcacatgtttttgaaattaagATGATCATCTTACTTGATTGTTACCGTTAGCCCAATATCGTTGAACACATTGCTCAGTGCCATGTGGACAACTCCATCGTTCTGCACCGGACTTAAACTACACGTGGAGTAAACGAGCGTGCCACCTGGACGCAAAAGCTTTAAACAGTTGCTCAAAATCGCTGCCTGTAGCTCCGGCAGGCGTAGCCTTTCCTTCACTCGGGATGGCTTAAAAATGTTGTTATCGTTCTCCATCAGCGAGTGACGATCGTTCGTGCATGGGACGTCGACCAGCACTCTATCGTACATGGAGTACTCCTGAAGATTGCGCGCGTCCGTCTGCGTGATAAAGCAGCGCTTTTGTTTCCCCTTATCGTCGAAATCGTACAGATATTGGCGCATCAGTCGGCGGATACGATTGCAGCGGCTTTCCTGCAGATCGTTCATAACCATCGTACCGGGAAGAAGGGTTTGAAGGAGCAATAACGATTTTCCACCTGGCGCAGCACAAGCGTCCAGCACTCTGTCACCTGGTTGGACATCGAGTGCCAGCGGAGGTAAACAGGAGGCTCCATCAAAGAGAAAATGCGACAGCACACCCGTGGTACACTTCCGAGGGCTGCGAAATGTGGATACAT encodes:
- the LOC131293612 gene encoding general transcription factor IIH subunit 3 encodes the protein MDENKDASLLVIVLDTNPSQRIIRQKPHNLTQCLDSIVAFANAHLMQKAQNKLAVLACHHHATEFLYPTPGKPLDIRQVDGQYEVFTLVEKTIKQKLANLINNAPRLTTPTESLLAGSMSMALCYIARINRNKAPGAKINSRVLVVTGSNECASQYMTYMNVFFTAQKQGVVIDVCALDKALSLLQQGCDITGGQYLRLEQLDGFLQYLLWVFLPDPQMRCKLVLPPPVKVDYRAACFCHRELIDIGYVCSVCLSIFCKFSPICTTCHTVFKAPAPIAAKPKKKKMKT
- the LOC131281632 gene encoding low density lipoprotein receptor adapter protein 1-A-like encodes the protein MAFFKSIWKNSSKHKKLCEELALANSIRDFSENHDELEDGSNEAINYSVKYLGNTPVQTPRSENATAEAVKAIITAAKGNKKLQRVSLAISPKGIEMVDTTTGETLLQVSIYQISYCSADANHDHVFAFVGCTLGSEAEVKEMCFRRTAEEINLEGPLVCHAFLCQKRKMAQTVTLTVARSFERAFQIWQNKQFHAERKRKDLEQRMERELGGGSGELAQKTAGSTGSSSSASGGEEEASNTGEPRSLLIDFNSDLTEICANAHHHRELLQNTWVSFEDDQKPQEFLAVPKLTSNSGWSGMAICSN